From the Psychrobacillus sp. FSL K6-4046 genome, one window contains:
- a CDS encoding HAMP domain-containing sensor histidine kinase: MRSLYRQYTLATLFIIGISILAGFLIVSIVYNIQIKEKNDEKNVGVAIEITSVLEKMHGGGFNNYLESITKLGYQAYVINENEEEYSYGEPFQDTELPEEIRLEVLNGNIYHGMRDYQGKFFIFNHYANSVRNTVGIPFEHEGIVYGLFIRPNNQLLFSDMHLLLLGFLLALAVIILTSMLLLAKQLVKPIKQLNDATKHVMVENYRVELDITRNDELGQLARNFSNMVKQLELNDEARKAFISNVSHDFQSPLLNIQGYADLLKSTDLSKEEREDYIQVIDQEAKRLSNLTKQLLLLTSLDQSARPVRKSDFRLDEQLKKVIYKYRWRIEEQNMDLSYEMEPVMYYGDIDLLENVWDNVLTNAIKYNVAEGEISIKVIDGSDYVRISFQDSGIGMKEEEIDQIFERFYRIDSSRTKEGSGLGLAIVKEIVELHKGKIEVTSNINEGTLFVILLPKQIAF, from the coding sequence ATGAGATCCTTGTATAGACAATATACTTTAGCCACTTTGTTTATTATTGGGATTAGTATTCTAGCTGGTTTTCTAATTGTAAGTATCGTTTATAATATACAAATTAAAGAAAAGAATGATGAGAAAAACGTTGGAGTGGCTATAGAAATTACTTCCGTCTTAGAAAAAATGCATGGAGGGGGCTTCAATAACTATCTAGAATCCATAACTAAGTTGGGCTATCAGGCATATGTCATTAATGAAAATGAAGAAGAATATTCTTATGGTGAACCATTCCAAGATACTGAGCTACCAGAAGAAATTCGTTTGGAAGTATTAAATGGAAATATTTATCATGGGATGCGTGATTATCAAGGTAAGTTTTTTATCTTTAATCATTATGCAAATAGTGTTAGAAATACTGTTGGTATTCCTTTCGAGCATGAAGGTATAGTTTACGGTTTATTTATTCGTCCAAATAACCAGCTACTGTTCTCTGATATGCATTTATTGCTATTAGGCTTCCTACTCGCACTTGCGGTAATAATTCTTACTTCTATGTTATTACTGGCTAAGCAGCTTGTTAAACCAATTAAGCAATTGAATGATGCAACCAAACATGTAATGGTGGAGAATTATCGAGTGGAATTAGATATTACCCGTAACGATGAGCTTGGACAGCTAGCTAGAAATTTCTCTAACATGGTTAAACAGCTTGAGCTTAATGATGAGGCAAGAAAGGCATTTATAAGTAATGTGTCCCATGATTTCCAATCGCCTCTTTTGAATATACAAGGGTACGCAGACCTTTTAAAATCGACCGACCTTAGTAAGGAGGAAAGAGAAGATTATATTCAGGTGATTGATCAGGAGGCAAAAAGATTATCCAATCTGACCAAGCAACTTTTGTTGTTAACATCTCTGGATCAATCTGCAAGACCAGTAAGGAAATCTGATTTTAGATTAGATGAACAGCTTAAGAAGGTCATTTACAAGTATAGATGGCGAATAGAAGAGCAGAATATGGATCTTTCTTATGAGATGGAACCAGTTATGTATTATGGAGATATAGATCTACTGGAAAACGTATGGGATAACGTGCTAACGAATGCTATTAAATATAATGTAGCAGAAGGTGAAATCTCTATTAAAGTGATAGACGGTAGTGACTATGTAAGGATTTCCTTCCAAGACAGCGGAATTGGTATGAAGGAAGAAGAGATAGATCAAATCTTTGAGAGATTCTACCGTATAGATTCATCTAGAACAAAGGAAGGCTCAGGTCTAGGTCTCGCGATTGTAAAAGAAATTGTTGAATTGCATAAAGGCAAAATAGAAGTGACAAGCAATATAAACGAGGGGACCTTATTTGTTATTTTGTTACCTAAACAAATAGCTTTTTAA
- a CDS encoding SEC-C metal-binding domain-containing protein, whose amino-acid sequence MIGRNDPCPCGSGKKYKKCCESKQTISIEEVKTEELERVLQTFYDEYPERKDYTAFGDYAATWIKSLKGFMEQEMIEAIAMDEFFFHQRLDIWTGYLEKQHKKIARPSTLKVLDSWNEPSAFVGEVTVVEAEYLTVKHILTNEVILLRRENDKPVPTGMHIYCFILPDGQGDNHYLAVSSLVFFPTDHKVVFEEFTKEFKSGKDTTDKEFLKENGLKLWVALGKNGYQGGEYTFFEAGVLQQAMDFLEKNQRDYTKLIEAVEDYLFEQQPNARKEVAIAAGAIRFGQDKGFFEPLDLTVKEIAETFEVSTSSLNKYYNELLAYYEEKVV is encoded by the coding sequence ATGATAGGACGAAATGATCCTTGTCCATGTGGTAGTGGGAAAAAATATAAAAAATGCTGTGAGTCTAAACAGACTATTTCTATAGAGGAAGTTAAAACGGAAGAATTAGAACGAGTGCTACAGACGTTCTATGATGAATATCCAGAAAGAAAAGATTATACAGCTTTTGGAGATTATGCTGCAACGTGGATTAAATCCTTAAAAGGCTTTATGGAGCAGGAAATGATAGAAGCAATAGCAATGGATGAATTCTTCTTTCACCAACGTTTAGATATTTGGACAGGTTATTTAGAAAAGCAACATAAGAAAATAGCTCGCCCTTCGACGTTGAAGGTGTTAGATAGCTGGAATGAGCCAAGTGCTTTTGTTGGAGAGGTAACGGTTGTGGAGGCGGAGTATTTAACTGTCAAGCATATATTGACCAATGAAGTAATCTTACTCAGAAGAGAAAATGATAAGCCGGTTCCGACTGGCATGCATATATATTGCTTTATATTGCCGGATGGCCAAGGAGACAACCATTACTTGGCTGTTTCAAGTCTTGTGTTTTTCCCTACGGATCATAAGGTAGTATTTGAGGAGTTTACGAAAGAATTTAAATCAGGCAAGGATACAACAGACAAAGAATTCCTTAAAGAAAATGGCTTGAAACTTTGGGTTGCCCTTGGTAAAAATGGCTATCAGGGTGGAGAGTATACCTTCTTTGAAGCAGGGGTACTTCAGCAAGCGATGGATTTTCTAGAAAAAAATCAACGTGACTATACTAAATTGATAGAAGCTGTAGAAGATTATTTATTTGAGCAACAGCCTAATGCTAGAAAAGAAGTAGCAATAGCTGCAGGTGCCATAAGATTTGGACAAGATAAAGGTTTCTTTGAGCCATTAGACTTAACGGTTAAAGAAATTGCCGAGACATTTGAAGTTTCAACATCTTCTTTAAACAAATACTATAATGAGTTATTAGCGTATTACGAAGAAAAAGTAGTATAA
- the istA gene encoding IS21 family transposase yields MLYLEIHQLAKRNLTVSQIANQFKVSRTTVYKYLEMSFEEAIQQFEEGKTRKKKLDEHLDWIVAWLEEYPHLSAAQIKDWLLEKFPSLEIGDSTVRLYVQEVREKYQIEKTKQTRQYEAIQQQPMGKQMQVDWGETKQKTVSKREIKLYFIAFVLAHSRHKYMEWQDRPFTTRDAIRCHENAFHFYGGMPNEIVYDQDHLLSVSENAGDLILTTDFQSYVKERNFRVHLCRKADPESKGMIENVVKFIKGNFADSRVFKDIDDWNERALQWLERTGNHNVHNTTKKRPAEVFLLEKQHLQPVSSLLSIESMNESSITRNVMKDNTVRFESNRYSVPIGTYKTKGNNQVFLEVKGSNNKQLVIRSSKNREVIAKHTISKEKGILIKNRNHSRDRSKGIEALKKGLLSTFEEEEKAKAYIEKVLEKYPRYRRDHLEIFRSVSINDSTWLDKALEKCINENLYSANDFKDVVLYLKKQSQQEPLLSLEQEKRLIHKVDIPVGTRPLSTYTSILGGELS; encoded by the coding sequence GTGCTTTATTTAGAAATTCATCAACTAGCCAAAAGAAACTTAACAGTTTCTCAAATTGCAAATCAGTTTAAAGTATCTAGAACGACAGTGTATAAATATTTGGAGATGAGCTTTGAAGAGGCGATACAACAATTTGAAGAAGGTAAAACAAGGAAGAAGAAATTAGATGAGCATCTAGATTGGATAGTTGCCTGGTTGGAGGAATATCCACACCTAAGTGCAGCTCAGATTAAAGATTGGTTATTAGAAAAGTTTCCAAGCCTAGAGATTGGAGACAGTACTGTTCGATTATATGTTCAAGAAGTCAGAGAGAAATATCAAATTGAAAAGACGAAACAAACAAGGCAGTATGAGGCAATACAACAACAGCCTATGGGAAAACAGATGCAGGTTGATTGGGGAGAAACAAAGCAGAAAACGGTAAGTAAAAGAGAAATAAAACTTTACTTTATCGCGTTTGTTTTGGCGCATTCACGCCACAAATACATGGAATGGCAAGATCGACCATTTACAACAAGAGATGCGATTCGCTGCCATGAAAACGCCTTTCACTTTTATGGGGGAATGCCTAACGAAATTGTATACGATCAGGATCATTTACTTTCGGTTAGCGAGAACGCTGGTGATTTAATTCTGACTACCGATTTTCAATCGTATGTGAAAGAACGGAATTTCAGGGTTCATTTATGTCGTAAGGCAGACCCTGAATCAAAAGGAATGATTGAAAATGTCGTTAAATTTATCAAAGGAAACTTCGCAGATAGTCGAGTTTTTAAAGATATTGATGACTGGAATGAACGAGCACTTCAATGGCTCGAACGAACTGGGAATCACAATGTGCATAACACAACGAAAAAAAGACCCGCAGAAGTGTTTCTCCTCGAAAAGCAACACTTACAACCGGTCTCTAGCTTACTTTCAATAGAAAGTATGAATGAGTCTAGTATAACAAGAAATGTAATGAAGGACAACACAGTCAGATTTGAGTCTAATCGATACTCCGTACCGATAGGTACTTACAAAACAAAAGGAAATAATCAGGTGTTCCTTGAAGTAAAAGGCTCCAATAACAAGCAGTTGGTTATCAGAAGTAGTAAGAATCGTGAAGTCATTGCCAAACATACAATCAGCAAGGAGAAGGGTATTCTTATTAAGAATAGAAATCATAGTAGGGATCGATCTAAAGGTATCGAGGCTTTAAAAAAGGGGCTTTTATCGACATTTGAAGAGGAAGAAAAAGCGAAGGCGTACATAGAGAAAGTGCTCGAGAAATACCCACGTTATCGTCGAGATCATTTAGAAATTTTCCGTTCGGTTTCAATAAACGATTCCACTTGGTTAGATAAGGCGCTGGAGAAATGCATCAATGAAAATTTGTATAGTGCGAATGATTTTAAAGACGTTGTACTTTACCTAAAAAAACAATCTCAACAGGAACCATTACTTTCCTTAGAACAGGAGAAACGGCTGATTCATAAAGTAGATATACCAGTTGGAACACGTCCTTTAAGTACGTACACAAGCATTTTAGGAGGCGAACTTTCATGA
- the istB gene encoding IS21-like element helper ATPase IstB codes for MNHTVKEIQSQFKLLRLAETAEELPQLLREAEKSSWTYLEFLEAITHFELKKREAKSVERRLKWARFPYQKTLLEFSIEAQNSLSERQLTQLQEINWLEQQYNLILLGPPGVGKTHLAVGLGIEAINKGYQVYFVTMGELIQLLKTEEFAHKSQVQMKRLRASDLVIIDDLMYMAMDQREANLFFQMINHLYEQSSIILTSNKSPDQWGELMGDEGITTAILDRLLHRVEVIHMNGDSYRMKNRQNLF; via the coding sequence ATGAATCATACGGTAAAAGAAATTCAGAGCCAGTTCAAACTATTACGCTTAGCCGAAACAGCCGAGGAGCTTCCACAGCTCCTTCGCGAAGCTGAGAAATCCTCATGGACCTATTTAGAGTTCCTAGAGGCCATTACCCACTTTGAATTGAAGAAAAGAGAAGCTAAGAGTGTGGAAAGACGGTTGAAATGGGCACGGTTCCCTTATCAGAAAACTCTGTTGGAATTTAGTATTGAAGCACAAAATTCTTTAAGTGAACGCCAACTTACTCAACTACAAGAAATAAATTGGCTGGAGCAACAGTATAATTTGATCTTATTAGGTCCTCCAGGAGTGGGAAAAACACACTTAGCCGTAGGCTTAGGCATCGAGGCGATTAACAAAGGTTATCAAGTTTACTTTGTGACAATGGGAGAATTAATTCAACTACTGAAAACGGAGGAGTTTGCGCATAAATCACAGGTACAGATGAAACGATTAAGAGCTTCTGATTTAGTTATTATTGATGATTTGATGTATATGGCGATGGACCAACGCGAGGCCAATCTGTTCTTCCAAATGATCAATCATCTTTATGAACAAAGTTCCATCATCTTAACTTCTAATAAGAGTCCAGATCAATGGGGAGAATTAATGGGAGATGAAGGAATTACTACGGCTATTTTAGATCGTCTTTTACATCGTGTGGAGGTAATACACATGAATGGAGACAGTTATCGGATGAAAAACCGACAGAATTTGTTTTAA
- a CDS encoding collagenase: protein MVWLYNKNIIHEYTHNVLEQKLTELEIPKKEIPYWFFEGVAEYIGSDDQDHYNIDAKILPVNQLSTYTQWDRYRTNPEYDVYLQSYLTIRYLINKFDNEIINEILIQTQIKGDFDEGFKSATGMDINNLSGIY from the coding sequence ATGGTTTGGTTATATAATAAAAATATAATACATGAATATACTCATAATGTATTGGAGCAGAAATTAACTGAACTAGAAATACCTAAGAAAGAGATTCCATACTGGTTTTTTGAAGGTGTCGCAGAGTATATTGGTAGTGACGATCAGGATCACTACAATATAGATGCTAAAATTTTACCTGTAAACCAACTATCGACATATACACAATGGGATCGCTATCGTACTAATCCTGAGTACGATGTATATTTACAATCGTATTTAACTATTAGATACCTAATTAATAAATTTGATAATGAGATTATTAATGAAATACTCATTCAAACACAAATTAAAGGTGACTTTGATGAAGGTTTTAAAAGTGCAACCGGGATGGATATTAATAATTTATCAGGTATTTATTGA